A segment of the Candidatus Dormiibacterota bacterium genome:
TGGCCCTCGATCATCTGCTGGTGGACAACGCGGCGATGCAACTCGTGCGCCGTCCGGCCGACTTCGACGTGATCGTCACCGAGAATATGTTCGGCGACATTCTCTCCGACGAGGCCGCGATTCTCACCGGGTCGATAGGCACGCTTCCGAGCGCGAGCCTGGGCACGCGAGCGACGCCGCAGGGCGGACGCTTCGGATTGTACGAGCCGATTAGCGGGAGCGCTCCGGACATCGCCGGTAAAGGCATCGCGAACCCGACCGCGGCGATGCTTTCGGCCGCGCTGCTTCTGCGCATGAGTCTGTGCGACGAAGCCGCGGCGTTGCGCGTGGAACGCGCGGTCGAAACCGTCTATGCGAACGGCGGCCGTACGAGCGAACTGGTAGCGCCGGGGGCTCCGTCGCTCTCAACCAAACAATTCACGCAATCCGTCCTTGAGGCATTACAATAAAAAATGGGTCGTATTCTAGCAGCGCACGCGCGCGTCGCCGCAACCGGTATGTTTGTGCCGGAGCGTGTCCTGACGAACGCCGATTTCGAAAAGCTCGTCGATACCAACGACGAGTGGATCGTCCAACGCACGGGGATTAAGACGCGGCACGTCGTGAGCGAAGGCGAACACGCGAGCACGCTGGCCTTCAACGCGATCGACGATCTTCTCGAACATCACCCGGATGTCGAAATTGAAACGGTCGATTATATCTTGGTTGCGTCGACGACGTCGGATTACGTGTACCCCAGCCTTGCGGCGATGATTCAGGATCGCTTCGGCATACCGACGACGGCCGGAGCGCTCGATATCAGCGGCGCTTGCGCGGGATTCGCGTACGGCATCAATCTTGCGACCGGCCTGCTTGCCAGCGGCCAGGCCACGCGCGTGCTGGTTGTCGCCGCAGACGCTTTAACGCGCTCGGCCGACTACACCGACCGCTCGACGTGCATCCTTTTTGGCGACGGAGCCGGGGTCGTGCTGGTCGAGCAGAGCGAGAAACCCGGAATTCTGGGAATGACGTCGGGATCCGACGGTAGCGCCGGCAAGTATCTCTTCCGCACGAATTTTCGCTTCGATATCAACGGCACGGTGGACGAGACGCGCTTGCTGCGCCAAGATGGCCGCAACGTGTTCCGTTGGGTGATCGAGAATATTCCCAATACCATCGCGTCGATTCTGGAGCGAGCGGGTTTAACGCTGGACGACATCGATTGGTTCGCACCGCATAGTGCCAACCTGCGTATGATCGAGGCGCTCAACAAACGCATCGGTTTCCCGATGGAGAAGACGCTGCTCAGCGTCGTCGATTACGGCAACACCTCCGCGGTGAGCGTTCCGCTTGCGTTGATTCCCGCCACCCGCGATGGGCGCGTCAAATCGGGAGATCGGATCCTCATCATCGGGTTCGGCGGCGGCTTGGTCAGCGCGGGGAACGTCCTCGTCTGGCCCTAGAAGCGAGCTTAAAGCGGTCGCTTGTGCGATAGCGTAAGCGTGACCTTCGTGCTTTGTGCGGTCGATGCGACTTCGAAGTTGCTGCTGCACGCGCGCATGATCGGGATCCCGCGGCCCCGTTCCGGCCGCGGGGTGAAGGCCTTCCAATGCCCCTTGCTGGTTATGGTAACGTGCGATGCATCCGGTCCCTTGAGATAGTCGACTTCGAAGCACGCGCCCGCGGCGTCGCTGCCGTGCTCGATAGCGTTGGCGATGGCTTCGCCCGCCGCGCAGATCGCGTCGTCGGTAAACTCTTGCGAGTGGACGGTGGCGAGGGCGTTACGCAGAGCCTCTCGCGCGATGCCGGCGGACGACGGCAGGCTGCTATATACCCAGTGGCCGTCAACATGCGACTCCGACGCATTATGGAGCGCGAGCGTCGCGACATCGTCCGTGTTCGCGATGGTTTGAAAGATGGCTTCGTGCAGGCCGTCTGCGCTCGGGGGCCCGTCACGGGCCAAGCGTTCCAGCGTAACCAAGAGTTCGCGCTCCCCCTCGATGATATCGCGCCTATATTCGAGCAATCCGTCGGTATAGAGATAGCATGTGGTTCCCGGGGTGAGGGTAACGGTCCATTCGGGCGACGCCGGCGTCATACCGAGGCCGAGCAGCAGACCGCCCGCGGGCAGCACGAAGGTCTTTCCCGATGGCGATAGCAGAACGGGGTGCGGATGCCCCGCGGAAGCGTACCGCAAGATTTTCGATTGCGGGTCGTAGATGCCGACGATCGCCGTGGCCATTCCCAATCCTTGGGACGTAACGACCCCGTCGACGTAGTTGAGGAGCGCGGTGGGCGAATTAGTGCCCGGCGCCGCCGAGCGTATCGCACGCGCGATCTGGCTCATCGAAACCGCCGCCTCGAGCCCGTGGCCGGTGACGTCTCCCACCGACACGCCGATCATGCCGTTTCCGATTTCGAACGCGTCGTACCAATCGCCGCCAACCTCGGCTTCGTCGCTCGCGGGCCGATAGGCCGCGTCGAACGAGAGGCCTTCGACGCGCATCAAGCGATCGGGAAGCAGCGCTTGCTGGAGGCGTTGAGAGACGTGATAGTGATGCGCTAACTGCTGCGATTGCTCGAGCGCCATCGAGATGAGCGTCGTCAATACGCCGGCTACGTGCGGGCTATCGGACGCGGCGCCGGCATGACGCCGCTCCGAGCCTAATACGAAAGTCCCGATCGCGCGGCCGCCGACGGTGAGCGGTTCGGTTGAGAGCGTGGATTGGCCGATGACGGCCAGCGGGTCCTCCAAGAGCGCGGAGAGAGCCGCCGTTCGGGCGCCGCCCCATCGAGCTTCGTCGGCGCATGCGAATGCGGCGGGCGCGGCGCCGTGCCCGTGCAGGTAGATCGAGCAGAAATCGGCGACGGAGCCGGCGCAGAGGTCGCAGATGTTTGCCAGCAGAGCCAACGGCTCTCTGGGAGTCGATAGAGCGGACAAGTGCCCCTCTCCGAGAGGCCGGTCAAAGAGACCCCTAAGCATAGATCCTCGCTCGGCGGTTCAACCCACTAAAGTCTGCCCCGTTCCGGGGAATCTAAACCTTGGGGCCAGCTCGCCTGCCCGTTTAGGAAATCGGTTCGGTGGAGAAGAAGCAGACGTCTTCATCGGCTTTCGGAGGCACGATTTGCGTCATGTCTAGCGCTACGGTACCCTCACGCAGCACTAAAAAGCCGCCCAAGGGCGGCCTGCCGCAAACCCATCTACTGGCTGCGTTGCGATCGTTTAGAGACGGCGACTTTTCGACGCGCCTTCCGAATAGTTTCACCGCGATCGACGGCGAAATCGCGGCGGCGTTCAACGAATGCGTCGAGCGTAACGAGCGGTTGGCCGAAGAACTCATTCGCATAAGTCACGTTGTCGGGCGCGAAGGCTTGATTGGGAAACGCGCGTCGCTCGCGAGCGCGAAAGGCGCTTGGCGCGGCAGCCTCGACTCGGTCAACCAACTCATCGACGATCTCGTGTTCCCGATGTCCGAGGCCGGCCGCGTACTCGGGGCGGTTGCCAACGGCGATCTCTCGCAGCGTATGCCGCTCGAAAACGACGGCCGCGAGCTCAAGGGCGAATTTCTGCGCTCGAGCCGTACGATCAACACGATGGTCGATCGTCTCAATGCCTTCGCGTCCGAGGTCACGCGCGTCGCGCGCGAGGTCGGCTCCGAAGGAAAGCTGGGCGGGCAGGCCTTGGTGAAAGGCGTCGCGGGAACGTGGAAAGACCTTACCGATTCCGTGAACACGATGGCCGGAAATCTCACGTCGCAGGTCCGCAACATCGCCGAAGTCACCACCGCCGTCGCTCACGGCGATCTTTCGAAGAAAATCACGGTCGAAGCGCGCGGCGAAATCCGTCAGCTCAAGGGCACGATCAATACGATGGTCGATCAGCTCAACGCCTTTGCTTCGGAAGTGACCCGCGTCGCGCGTGAAGTCGGATCGGAAGGCGCCCTGGGCGGCCAAGCGCAGGTTGCGGGCGTCGCCGGAACGTGGAAGGACCTTACCGACTCCGTCAACACGATGGCCGGAAATCTCACGGCGCAGGTTCGTAACATCGCGGAGGTTACCACGGCCGTCGCGCGCGGAGATCTCTCCAAAAAAATCACGGTCGACGTGCGCGGCGAGATTGCCGAACTCAAAGACACGATCAACACGATGGTCGATCAGCTCAACGGGTTTGCTTCGGAGGTGACGCGCGTCGCGCGCGAAGTCGGTTCGGAAGGCAAACTCGGAGGCCAGGCCGAGGTTGAAGGCGTCGCGGGAACGTGGAAAGACCTAACCGACTCGGTCAATACGATGGCCGGCAATTTGACGGCACAGGTGCGCAACATCGCCGACGTTACGACCGCCGTCGCCCGCGGCGACCTTTCGAAGAAAATTACGGTCGACGTCCGCGGCGAAATTCTGGAACTGAAAATTACCGTGAACACCATGGTGGACCAGCTCAACGCCTTCGCCTCGGAGGTGACGCGCGTCGCCCGCGAAGTGGGTTCCGAAGGTAAACTCGGCGGACAAGCCGAGGTTGAAGGCGTCGCCGGTACTTGGAAAGACTTAACCGATTCGGTCAACACGATGGCCGGTAACTTGACGGCCCAAGTCCGCAACATCGCCGACGTGACTACCGCCGTCGCTCGCGGCGACCTCTCGAAGAAAATCACCGTCGACGTTCGCGGCGAGATCTTCGAGCTCAAGAACACCATCAATACGATGGTCGATCAGCTCAACGCGTTTGCGTCGGAAGTGACGCGCGTTGCGCGCGAGGTCGGATCCGAAGGCAAACTCGGCGGACAGGCGGACGTGCGCGGCGTCAGCGGCACCTGGAAGGACCTGACGGACTCCGTCAACGTCATGGCCGGTAACCTCACCTCGCAGGTTCGCAACATTGCCGACGTGACGACCGCCGTCGCAAACGGCGACCTCTCGAAAAAGATTACCGTGCAGGTGCGCGGCGAGATTCTCGAGCTTAAAGATACGATCAACGTCATGGTCGATCAGCTCAACGCCTTCGCTTCCGAGGTGACGCGCGTCGCGCGCGAGGTGGGCTCCGAGGGGCGCTTAGGCGGCCAAGCCGAGGTCAAAGGCGTGAGCGGAACGTGGAAAGATCTCACCGACTCGGTGAATTTCATGGCCTCGAACCTCACCTCGCAAGTGCGCAACATCGCCGACGTGACGACGGCCGTTGCGAACGGCGACCTATCCAAAAAAATCACGGTCGACGTACGCGGCGAAATTCTAGAACTCAAAGACACGATCAACACGATGGTCGATCAGCTCAACGCCTTCGCCTCCGAAGTGACGCGCGTCGCGCGCGAGGTGGGCTCCGAGGGGAACCTCGGCGGGCAGGCCGACGTGAAGGGCGTGAGCGGAACGTGGAAAGATCTCACCGATTCGGTGAACTTTATGGCATCGAACCTCACCTCGCAAGTGCGTAACATCGCCTCGGTAACGACGGCCGTCGCCAACGGGGACCTTTCGAAGAAAATCACCGTCGACGTGCGCGGCGAGATTTCGGAATTAAAAAACACGATCAACACGATGGTCGATCAACTCAACGCTTTCGCCTCCGAAGTGACGCGCGTCGCGCGCGAGGTCGGATCCGAGGGCATCCTCGGCGGCCAGGCGCAAGTCGGCGGCGTGAGCGGCACGTGGAAGGATCTCACCGATTCGGTGAACTTCATGGCGTCGAACCTCACCTCGCAAGTGCGTAACATCGCGAAGGTGACGACCGCGGTTGCCAACGGAGACCTTTCGAAGAAGATTACGGTCGACGTCCGGGGCGAAATCGCGGAGCTGAAAGATACCATCAACGTCATGGTCGACCAGCTCAATGCCTTTGCGTCGGAAGTAACGCGCGTGGCGCGCGAGGTGGGTTCCGAGGGTATCCTCGGCGGGCAGGCCCACGTGCAGGGCGTCAGCGGCGTATGGAAAGACCTCACCGACAACGTGAACTCGATGGCGGCGAACCTTACCAACCAGGTGCGCGGCATCGCCAAGGTCGTTACCGGCGTCGCCAACGGCGATCTCAAACGTAAGCTCACGCTGCAGGCTCGCGGTGAGATCGCGGAATTGGCAGAAACGATCAACGGCATGATCGATACGCTCGCGACCTTCGCCGACCAAGTTACCACGGTGGCGCGCGAGGTCGGCTTCGAAGGAAAACTGGGCGGCCAGGCGGCCGTACCGAGTGCGGCAGGGTTGTGGCGCGGGCTTACGGACAGCGTCAACCAACTCGCGGCGCAGCTTACCGACCAGATCCGCGCCATCTCCGAGGTGGCGACCGCCGTGACCAAGGGCGATCTCTCGCGGACGATCGAAGTCGAGGCGCGCGGCGAAGTCGGCGAACTCACGCGTAACGTCAACGAGATGATTCAGAATCTCCGCGACACGACGCGTAAGAATACCGAGCAAGATTGGTTTAAGAGTAACCTCGCGCGATTCACCTCGATGCTGCAGGGGCAGCGCGATATCACTGCGGTGACGCAGTTGATCATGTCGGAGATCGTTCCGCTCGTCAACGCGAAGGTCGGCGGCTTCTATATCAGCGATGTGAGCGGCAACGAGCCGACGTTGCTCCTGATGGCCGGCTACGCGCTGCCTCGCAACCGTCGCTCCAAGCGGGCGATTGCGTTCGGTGAGGGGCTCGTCGGCCAAGCCGCGGTCGAGCGACAGAGATTGTTGCTCAACGAAGTCCCGGCCGAGTATCTGCAAATGACCTCCGGCATCGGCCAGGCGGCGCTCTGCTCGGTCGTCGTGTTCCCGATCCTATTTGAGGGCGAGATCAAAGCCGTCATCGAGTTAGGGTCGCTCGAACGCTTCAGCGAAATCCATCTGTTGTTTTTGGACCAGTTGATGCAATCGATCGGCGTCATGCTCAACACGATTTCCGCATCGATGCGTACCGAGGAGTTGCTCAAGCAGTCGCAATCGCTCACCGGCGAACTCCAGAGCCAACAGCTCGAACTCAAACAGACCAACGACGAGTTGGAAGAAAAGGCTCGCCTGTTGCAAGAGCGCAACGCCGAAGTCGAGCGTAGAACGCGCGAAATCGAAGAGGCCCGTACGGAACTCGAAGGCAAGGCCGAGCAGCTCTCTTTGACCTCGAAGTACAAGTCGCAGTTCTTGGCAAACATGTCGCACGAACTGCGAACCCCGTTGAATAGCCTGCTCATCCTCTCGAAGCAGCTTGCCGACAACAGCGATGGAAATATGACCGGGCGGCAGGTGGAGTTCGCGCAGACGATTCGCGCGGCGGGTTCGGATCTACTCACCCTCATCAACGATATTCTCGACCTCTCAAAGATCGAATCGGGAACGACCGCCATCGACTTTCAAGAAGTCACATTCGACGAAATTGAAAACGAAGTACGGCGAACGTTCGGGCAAATCGCCGCGGATAAGAACCTGCAGTTCGTCGTTCGGCGCGACCGGGATCTTTCCGACACGATCGTTACCGATCCCACGCGCCTGCAGCAAGTCCTCAAAAACTTGCTATCGAACGCGTTTAAGTTCACCACGGTGGGTTCGGTGACGCTTCACATCGGCGTCGATCGCAGCAGTCGCATTCTGGCGGTTCCCGGCCCGGCGATATTTTTCGCGGTTTCGGACACCGGCATCGGGATCTCACCCGACAAACACGGCGTCATCTTCGAGGCGTTCCAGCAAGCCGATATGGGAACGTCGCGCAAATTCGGGGGCACGGGGTTGGGCTTGGCCATCAGCCGGGAAATTGCGGGACTTCTGGGCGGCGAAATAACGGTAGATAGCGCCGCCGATATCGGCAGCACGTTCACGCTCTATCACCCCGCGCAGCGCAACGCGCCGCGAGCGGACACGGCGCAGCTCGCGCCGCCGGCCATCGATCGGATCGAAGCCATGCTGGCGAAGGCGCCGTCGGAAGCGGCCAGGCGTTCCGACGAGGCCATCGGGCGTGCCGACGACCGATACAATATCGACGTGGACGATAAGATCGTCTTGGTGATCGAAGACGATCCGACGTTCGCGGGCCTCTTGGCCGGCTTTGCGACCGAGCGCGGATTTAGAACCTTGGTGGCGCACTCGGGGCATGAGGCGCTCGAGATGGCGAACAAGTTCATGCCCGATGCGATTACCCTGGATATCGGGCTTGCCGACATGGACGGCTGGCAACTGCTCGAGCAGCTCAAATCGTCGGCCGCGACCGCGCATATTCCCGTCCACGTCATCTCGGGCGACGAGCACCAGCAACGCGCGCTCGAATCCGGCGCGATCGCTCACTTGCAGAAGCCCGTTTCGGAGGAGGCGCTCGTCGATACGTTCGATCGCCTGTTGGGTTTTGCGGACAGTCGCGGCAAGGACGTTTTGGTGGTCGAAGACGACCTTACGCAGCTCAACGCGATGGTGAACCTCATCGGCACCGGCGAGATGAACGTTACGGCGGTATCGAGCGCCCGAGCGGCGTTCGAGGCGATCGAGGGCAACACGTTCGACTGCGTCATCGTGGATTTGGGCTTGCCGGATATGTCGGGCGAGAAATTCATCGAGACGTTCCGGGCCAAGCCGGGGCATGAAACCACGCCGATCATCGTCTACACGGCGCGCGATTTACAGCGGGAAGAAGAGGCGCGCTTGCGCCGCATTTCTTCAGCGGTGGTGGTAAAAGACGGGCGCGCGCCGGAGCGCTTGCTCGACGAGGTCAATTTCTTTCTCCATCGCGTGGAGGCCGATCTGCCGTCGACACGGCGACCCTCTCGCGAGGCCGCGCGCGACTCGCTACAGGGGCGGCGGGTACTAATCGTGGACGACGACGCGCGCAATATCTTTGCGCTCGAGGCGGCGTTACGCGCCGAGGGAATGGACGTGCTGGCCGCCGAGAGCGGCCGGCAGGGTATCGCCAGCCTCCAAACACGCTCCGACGTCGATATCGTCCTGATGGATATCATGATGCCGGAGATGGACGGGTTCGAGACCATTCGCAGGATCCGCGCGGACGATCGCATCGCTTCGATCCCGATTATCGCGCTCACAGCGAAGGCGATGAAGGGCGACCGCGAGGCGTGCATCGCCGCCGGCGCATCCGAATACGTCAGTAAGCCGGTGGACGTCGATCAGCTTCGCTCGCTATTGCAGCTATGGTTGAGCAAGTAGACGCTCTAACGGGGGCTCTCCCGGCGCTGGACCTGCGGCGCGATGAGCTCGCCGATATAGAGCTGCAGTTGCTCATCGACGCCCTGCTGCGCTACGGCGGGTACGATCTGCGCAGTATGAATCAGGCGATACTGCGCCGGCGTATCGCCGACGTCATGCGCGCGCAGTCGATCGCAACGATTTCAGGCTTGCAGGACCGGCTTCTTCACGACGAACGGACGCTTGCCTCGTTTTTGGTGATGATGTCCGGGGGCGCGTCGCAGCTCTTCCACGATCCGCCGTTTTTGAAAGCGTTCGCGTTGCACGTCGTCCCGTTGCTGCAAACCTACTCGTTCATCCGCATCTGGGTACCCGGAAGCGGTATCGGCGCAAACGCCTTCTCGCTGGCCGCGATTTTGGACGAAGCCGGAATTCTCGATCGTTCGGTCATTTACGCGACGACCCTCAACGACGTTGCCGCTTCGGTGGCCAAGGCCGGGGTTTATTCGCACGCCTCCGAAGCCGACCTTACCGCATCGATGCGGCAAGCCGGGCTCGTATCTCCGGCGTCGCGTTTCTTCGAGACGACAAAGCTGCAGGCGTTTCCGGTGGATCGGTTACGGCAAAGCGTGATGTTCGCGCGGCATAGCCCGGCCGAAGACGGCCCGATCAACGAGTTTCACGCAATCGTTGCGCGCGGCATTTTTCCGTCGCTCAACGGCGCCATCCAGTACCGTCTCCATCGGCTGGCGTACGACAGCCTTTTGCACTTGGGATTTTTGTGCCTGGGTCAACGCGAATCGCTGGCCGGTACCGTGCACGAGCGGGCATTCCGTAACGTGGTTCCCGGCCAACCCATCTATCGAAAGATGCGCTAACGCCGCTACGCCGCCGCGGCGTGCGAAACTTGAAGCACCCTCTCGAGCTGCGTGATGTGGAACACGCGCGCGATCGTTCCCGATGGCGGAATAATCACGCGTAACATGCCGCTCGAGCGTTCGTGCAGCCGCACGAGCGCCTTGAGGCCGCTGGAATCGATGTAGCCGCAACGCGTCAGATCGATCGTCAGGGCTTGCCCGTCGATCGCGACCTGCTCGATGTATTCTACAAAATGCTTGCTGGTGGCGATGTCGATGTCGCAACTGGCGAACACGATGCGCTCGTTTTCCGCACACCGGTGTGAAAAATGGTCGATGAGGCCTGGGGTTAAGGTGGGATCGTATGCCATGGGTTTCTCCAAATCTGTCCGGTCATTATGGCGCGACGGGTTTGAGGAAACAAGTTGGCGCGAATCGGCTCGCGGCTACTCGCCGGCGCTGCTTGGCTGGGGGTAGTGCCGCGTGTTATGCCCTGGCATTGACGGTTGGCGAGACTCATCCAAAAAGGAACGCATCGCTGCGACCAACGGGCCTTGAACGTCGCCGAGCGGATGATTGCGCAGGAGTGTAGCCGGGCTGGAATCGCCGAGGCGTGGATTGCTGGAATGGAACCAGGCGCGGATTACTTCCGCGTCGTGCGACTGCGCGATCGTGCTCGCCAGCTGGAGGGCAAAGCGAAGAACGTGCGGCCGTTGGGGGCGGCGGTCGATCATCCACTGCTGGACCGCGCGGGTCTCCGTGACGCCTGCGATCTCGGCGACCATCGAAAGCCCGAGCAATCCTACCAGTTCGCGGACCGCTCGGCCGATGGGTAGGCCGATCGCGTGGCTGTGTGCTTGGTACTCGAATTGGGCCGATCGGAATGCCCCTTGCTCGTCGATCATGCCATACGATATACCACCGAAGAACCCGGGATAAACGCCACCGTGTAGCGCTGCGTTCAGACCTTCACGGAGCGCGAAGATTCGAGATTTCCGCGAAAATCGATGAAGCGTACCGTGAGTGCGGCGTGCTGGTGGGGATGCGTTTGGAGCCACGCCGAACGCCAAGCGCGTAGCGTTGCAGCCTTAAGCGCGTTCTCGTCATCCTCGCTGATCGAGTAGAGCTGGTTGAGATCGACGGAGACGTCGACCGTGGTCCCGTGGAAGTCGAACCCGACGATGACCCCGCTATAGGTTTTTTGAAGGCGTGCAAGCTGCGTCCGTTCGCTCGCATGACGAACTTGCTGCGGCGACGGCGGTGCCGAACAAGCCGCGACGCTCAAGAGCACCGCGAACGCGAAAGATGCCGCCCGGCTAAGTCGCATGGCCTGGGGCTTCGGCCACCGTGGCCGGCTACCATCTTCGACGTGCAACGCGGCGTACACGAATCGGACATATCGGCGGCTTAGCATGCCTTCATGGATGGAATTGCATGGGCACAGAGCGCGATGGTCGCGGCACGGACGCGGCTGGACATTGCTACCGGTAATCTCGCCAACGTTTCAACGAATGGCTTTGCCCGTCTGGTAGCGCGCGGTTCGCTGACGGCCCGCGGGGTCGTGATTCGATCGCGCGCGCAACTCGGGCACGGCGGGTTACGCCCGACCGGACGCGCGTACGATCTCGCGATCGTCGGCGATGGAAACTTTCGCGTGCGTGAACTCTCGGGGCGAATCGTACGCACGCGCAACGGTGCATTCGAGCGCGACGTTCGCGGCCATCTCCACGACGATGCCGGGCGGGTGCTGCTCGGTACGAACGGAGCACTGCGCGTCCCGGATGGCGCGACTTTCGATGCGGTCGGGCGACTGATGCTGCACGGAACGCCAATCGGGCGCGTCCCGCTTCCGCGCGGGAGCAGCCTTCGAGCGGGCTTTATCGAGACGGCAAACGTGAACGCGATCGGCGAGATGGTCGACGTGTTGGCAGCGGAGCGTTCGTACGAAAGCGCCGAAAAAGTGATGAGCGCGATTGACGGCACGCGGCAGAAAGCCGCGAACGACGTCGCGAGGCTCAAATAATGGATCGCGCGCTCTACGCCGCCGCGACCGGAATGGCCGCTCAACAACGCAATCTCGACGTCGTTTCCGATAACCTCGCAAATGCCGACGTCGCCGGATTCAAGGGCTCGGTCGCGACGTTCGAAGTGTTGGCCGCGCCCGGCGAGCGCGGCGTGGGAACCGCCGTTACGGGCCAGCACGCCATCTTCACGCAGGGCAAGCTCATGAAGAGTCCGGGCGCGTTCGATCTCGCCATCGACGGGCCGGGATTCTTCACCGTCGCCGACGGCAAGGGGCGTAAGGGGTACACGCGCGATGGCGCGTTTTCGCGCGCACCGGATGGTTCGCTCCGCAACGCGCAGGGCTGGCGGCTCGACGGCATTCGCATTCCGCAGGATGCGCTCGGCGCGCGGGTGGAGAGCGACGGGCGCCTGATCGTCACCACGGCCGGCGGCAAAACAACGATGGGGCGCGTTCGCCTTGCGGAGTTTGCCGCGCCCGAGGCGCTGCAGAGCGTTGGGGGCACGCTCTTCGCCGCTACGAGTGCGTCGGGTCGTGCGCGCACGATCGAGGCGGGCGGCCCCAACGCCCCGCAGATTCGATTCGGTATGCTCGAGCAGTCCAACGTCTCGATCGTGGAATCGATGATGGAGATCATGGCCGCGCAACGAGCGTACGAAGCGAACGCTAAAGGCGTCCAAGCGGCCGACGAAATGCTGCGAATCGCCAACAACTTGCAACGTGGATAACGCGGCAGCCGGCGCGGTAGGACGCGCGTGCGAATCGTTGCTTCTCGCGCAAATGCTGGCGCCGATGACGAAGTCGTGGGGCGAATTCGGTTCCCTCGGCACGCAGACCGTCGCCGACGCGATTGCAGGCCGCGATACCGGCGGCTTTGCCGCCGCAATCGCTCGCGCATTGGAAGCGCGCCATGACTGAAAGCGAACGCGAAGCGCAGATCCGGCGGCTACTGCCGCTCGTACGCGCGATCGCGCGCCGAGTGCAGCGCGTGGTCCCTACCATGGATTTGGACGATCTGATCGGCGACGGCAGCATCGGGTTGGTCCGCGCGGTCGATGCCTTCGATCCCGAGCGCGGAGCCTCGCTCGAGCACTATGCCAAGCATTTGATTGCAGGAACGATGCTCAACGGCATTCGACGCATGGATCCGGTCCCGGAACGCGTGCGCCGCGCCGTGCGCGACGGCGAAAATGCACGATATCGTCAGGCGGTGGAGGCCGGTACGATGCCGGCGCCCGACGCGTTCGAACGCACGCGCCCGGCGCTTCGCCGGGCGGCCATGGTGGCGTATCGCGTGCAGCCGCTCTCGCTCGATTGCGCGTTGCCCGAGCGCGAGCGGCTCGCATGCGACTGGAGCCGCGACCCGGCGAACATCGTCGCCGAACGCAGTAGCGCGCACGAATTGCGCATCCATCTACGCGGCCTTCCGCCACGCCATCAAACCCTTCTTGCGCTGCATTATTTTGCGGACGGACCGCTGGCGAGAATAGGCTCGCGTATGGGCATATCCGCACAGCGCGCCTCGCAGTTGCACGTCGCGGCGATCGCGCGCCTGCGCAAGCGGTATCATGCTCCGTCGCGTTGATATCGAGGAGCGCCCGCCGTCGCTCGCGGCGGCTCTGGGCCTAGCGCAGAGCGAGCCGATCGTCGCCGCCGCGAGCGAAGCCGAGCACGACACCGCGCTGCTGCCGCACGATCATCCGCCGTGGGTGAAAGACGCGCTGAGCGTCTCGCAGCGCGCCCGCTCGCTTTTCGCCACGCTGCGCCCGGCCGTCATGCGGGTGCTCACGTTCTGGGACCATCGCATTCGCTCGGCCACCATCGCCGGCCAGCGCATCGGCATCGATCCCAGCGGCAGC
Coding sequences within it:
- a CDS encoding ketoacyl-ACP synthase III → MGRILAAHARVAATGMFVPERVLTNADFEKLVDTNDEWIVQRTGIKTRHVVSEGEHASTLAFNAIDDLLEHHPDVEIETVDYILVASTTSDYVYPSLAAMIQDRFGIPTTAGALDISGACAGFAYGINLATGLLASGQATRVLVVAADALTRSADYTDRSTCILFGDGAGVVLVEQSEKPGILGMTSGSDGSAGKYLFRTNFRFDINGTVDETRLLRQDGRNVFRWVIENIPNTIASILERAGLTLDDIDWFAPHSANLRMIEALNKRIGFPMEKTLLSVVDYGNTSAVSVPLALIPATRDGRVKSGDRILIIGFGGGLVSAGNVLVWP
- a CDS encoding SpoIIE family protein phosphatase, translating into MSALSTPREPLALLANICDLCAGSVADFCSIYLHGHGAAPAAFACADEARWGGARTAALSALLEDPLAVIGQSTLSTEPLTVGGRAIGTFVLGSERRHAGAASDSPHVAGVLTTLISMALEQSQQLAHHYHVSQRLQQALLPDRLMRVEGLSFDAAYRPASDEAEVGGDWYDAFEIGNGMIGVSVGDVTGHGLEAAVSMSQIARAIRSAAPGTNSPTALLNYVDGVVTSQGLGMATAIVGIYDPQSKILRYASAGHPHPVLLSPSGKTFVLPAGGLLLGLGMTPASPEWTVTLTPGTTCYLYTDGLLEYRRDIIEGERELLVTLERLARDGPPSADGLHEAIFQTIANTDDVATLALHNASESHVDGHWVYSSLPSSAGIAREALRNALATVHSQEFTDDAICAAGEAIANAIEHGSDAAGACFEVDYLKGPDASHVTITSKGHWKAFTPRPERGRGIPIMRACSSNFEVASTAQSTKVTLTLSHKRPL